Sequence from the Wielerella bovis genome:
GGTATCGTGGACAAGCGTTGCCGCTTACTGTCGGCGAATACCGTTTATTGCGTACCTTGTTGCAACGCCGCGAACGAGTGTTCAGCCGCGAAGAATTGCTCACCGCCATGTTTGGCGACCATCATCCGTCCGACCCCACTACAATCAATACCCATATCCGCGCCCTGCGTCAAAAATTACGCGCCGCCAATATTGACGAAAGCTGTATTCGGACACATCACGGTTTGGGATACAGTTTCACATGTTGAAATATTTTAAACACATCAGCTTACGTTTATTTTTTATCTTACTCGGCATATCCACGCTGCTGACCGCATGGGCATGGTTTAATCATCAAGCCTATATTCACTGGCTCATTGGCTTGAATTTATTGGTATTGGCAACACTCGCATGGTGGCTGGCACGCAGCATCAATCGCATTCGGGATTATGCAGAAGCAATGGCAGCCAACCGCATCGCCCAAAAACCACAATTTGGCGACAGTTATTTGTATCGGCTCGTCAATGCCATTGCCCATTTGCGCGATGAACTGAATCATCGGCAACACATTGAAAACTATGTTTTGGGTTTAACGCACGAACTTAAAACCCCACTTACCGCACAACAAGCCGCATTAGAATTGCTGCAAGACAGCGAACTTTCCGCCGAACAACAACAATTAGTCAGCAGAATTTTGCGTAATAGCCAAAAACAACAACAATTGATTACGCAATTATTAGAATTGGCACGTTTGGAAAATTGCGACAGCTTGCAAACCATGCAAACCGTTGATTTATTAGCCATCAGCCAGCAAGCCGCGCAAGATTGCGAAACCAATTGTCAAGCCAAACAATTGCAGATTAGCGTGGCGAGTGAACAAATTTATTATTTACAAGGCGACCCCGTTTTGTTGCGGCAAGCGGTGGATAATTTGCTGTATAACGCGCTGGATTTTGCAACCGCCCACAGCCAAATCCACATTGGTTTACTGGATACGCCAGAAAAAATCCATTTGTATGTGGATAATCAAGGCGAACACATTCCCGATTACGCGCTAAACAAAATCCCACAACGATTTTATTCTTTACCGCGCGCCAATGGTCGGCGCAGTAGTGGCTTGGGTTTAAATTTTGTTTCCGAAATCATGCGTTTGCATCATGGCGATTTGATTTTAAGCAATCAGCAAAATGGTGTGCGTGCCACTTTGGTTTTCACAAAAAATACAGATTAGTGTTGCTGAGAAACAGAAGAATTGGATACTAATATTGGTTTAACCATATTTTCAGGCTGCCGATTGCGTTTTACAGAAAATTTAATCAACAAAATTTGAAAGATAAATAAAGGAACATACATGACTGAATCCGAACGCTACGCATGGTTGCAACTGGCTTTCACACCCTATGTTGGTGCGGAAACTTTTGCGCAGTTGCTGGCAACATTTGGCACACCGCAAGCAGCTTTGAGTGCCCCAGCCGATGCCATCGCCCAGCAAGGCAAACACGCCAAACAAGCAGCAGCAAAATGGCACGACACCACATTAGCACGACAAGCAACTGATGCCGCGCTGACTTGGGCACAACAAGATGGCTGCCGTTTGATGCTGTCTTGCGATGACGATTATCCTGCGCTATTGGCAGAAGGCATCACCGCACCACCCGTATTATTTTTGCGTGGCAATACGGCATTGTTACATCAAACATCGGTTGGCATAGTCGGTAGTCGCCACGCGACACCACAAGCCATGCGGATTGCCCAAGATTTTGGTAGGGCATTGAGTGAACATAATATTACGGTTATTTCAGGCATGGCAGCAGGCATTGATACCGCCGCGCATATTGGCGCATTGTGTGGCGCAGGCAGCACGATTGCCGTATGGGGAACAGGCATTGACCGCATTTATCCCGCATCCAACCAAAAATTGGCACGCGATATTGCCGACAAAGGCTTGATTATTTCCGAATTTCCCTTGGAGACCCGTCCATTGGCAGGCAATTTTCCGCGCCGCAACCGCATCATCGCCGCGCAAAGCCACGCCGTTTTGGTGGTGGAAGCCGCATTGGAAAGTGGTTCGTTGATTACTGCCAGACAAGCCGCCGAAATGGGGCGCGATGTGATGGCAATACCTGGTTCCATAGACAATCCGCACAGCAAAGGCTGCCACAAACTCATCAAAGAAGGGGCAAAATTAGTAGAATGTTTGGACGATATTTTGAGTGAATTGGGACATATTTTGCCTGATAAGGCTTATCCACAATTTTCAGGCAGCCTGAAAACATCTGTTAAAGCACATACCAAACACAATTTATCCACAAAAACATCCACAAATCCTGTGATGATAAATAATGCCAGTTTTCAGGCTGCCTCTACGCCCATTACAACAATAGATACGGCTCATTCCTTGTTGCAACAAATGGGCTACGACCCTGTTCATCCCGATACTTTGGCAGCAAATAGCTCATTATCTGCCAGCGATATTTATGCCTTGCTGACAGAATGGGAATTGGAAGGAATTGTGGCAAGTTTAGCAGGTGGACGCTATCAACGAATTAAATAATCCACATTTTATCCACAGAATAATTTATAGTGGATTCAATTTAAACCAGTACAGCGTTGCCAGCTCCCTTATGTACTATGTGTACACGGTGGTCGCTGTTGCCTTGTCCTGATTTAAATTGAATCCACTATATAGATAAAGAAATTAAAATTCGGTACACAACCAAGTAAAATAAAAAAACAAAGAGTGAATGCAATCCAATAACCAATCTTGACGTAAATGTTTAATCCAAGCCCAAGTGTGCTCAATTAAATTCAAATCAGGACAGTATGGCGGTAACCATAAAATCACATGCCCTTATAAAACAATAAGCTCTTGAATGTCCTGACGTTTGTGAAAAGTCGCATTATCCATTACCAAAACACTGTTGGGCGGTAATTGTGGCAGTAAAACGTTTTGAACCCATGAATAAAACACATCTGAATTGATGCTGAATTCATACAAACCCACTGCAATCAATTGATTTTGGTACAGTGCGCCAATGGCATTGGTTGTGTTTTTGATTTGCCAGTTGTGATTGCCATGACAAACTTGTCCTCTTGGCGCATAGGCATAAGGACGATAAGTTTGGTTTTTAAAACCACTTTCATCAATATAAACAATAGGACGTTTCTCTTGCTCATACTGTTGTTTTAATGAGAGAAATTGTTCAATTGTTTCGGGTTGAGCTTTGGGGTGTTTAAGAATCTTTTTTTTGAGTGATTTTTAGCCGTTTAAGTGCCACACCAATGGCTCTTTGTGAACAGTTAAAGCGAACAGCGCGTTCTCTTTGAAAATCATCAGGAAATTGTTCTACGTCTTTTCGCAATAATTCATCATTGATTTTATTGGTTCTTTTGGGGTAGGGTTTACGTTCAATGCATTTTTTCCATAGTTGAATGGTACTGCGACTGATGCCATATTCCGCTGCCAATTCACGGTAGCTGTAACCCGAATTTAATTTTTCTAAAATCATTTGGCGATAATCTTGTGAATAAGCCATAACTGTTCTCCTGTGTGTACCGTTTATTTAATTCTACACCTATATTTGATATTCATAGTCGGAAACATTTGCAAATGCAAAACCTATTCAAGCAGCCTGACAACTCGTAGGTCAGATACTCGTATCCGATATTTTTAAATTATAGTTATTCCAAATTAACACAGACAAGGCGATAGCGACCGTCGTGTACAATGAGTACATAAGGGAGCTGGTTAAATTGAATTCACTATATTTTTATTTCAACCGACTATAAAATACAAAAGGCAGCCTGAAAACTTTGTCCAAATTTTCAGGCTGCCTATTATATTAAATAACAGATTAAACTTTTGCTGCTGCTGCAACTTCAGCTGCGTAATCCACAACGGCTTTCTCAATGCCATCACCCACTTTGTAGCGTGCGAATGACAAGATTTCTGTGC
This genomic interval carries:
- a CDS encoding histidine kinase dimerization/phospho-acceptor domain-containing protein, with translation MLKYFKHISLRLFFILLGISTLLTAWAWFNHQAYIHWLIGLNLLVLATLAWWLARSINRIRDYAEAMAANRIAQKPQFGDSYLYRLVNAIAHLRDELNHRQHIENYVLGLTHELKTPLTAQQAALELLQDSELSAEQQQLVSRILRNSQKQQQLITQLLELARLENCDSLQTMQTVDLLAISQQAAQDCETNCQAKQLQISVASEQIYYLQGDPVLLRQAVDNLLYNALDFATAHSQIHIGLLDTPEKIHLYVDNQGEHIPDYALNKIPQRFYSLPRANGRRSSGLGLNFVSEIMRLHHGDLILSNQQNGVRATLVFTKNTD
- the dprA gene encoding DNA-processing protein DprA, whose translation is MTESERYAWLQLAFTPYVGAETFAQLLATFGTPQAALSAPADAIAQQGKHAKQAAAKWHDTTLARQATDAALTWAQQDGCRLMLSCDDDYPALLAEGITAPPVLFLRGNTALLHQTSVGIVGSRHATPQAMRIAQDFGRALSEHNITVISGMAAGIDTAAHIGALCGAGSTIAVWGTGIDRIYPASNQKLARDIADKGLIISEFPLETRPLAGNFPRRNRIIAAQSHAVLVVEAALESGSLITARQAAEMGRDVMAIPGSIDNPHSKGCHKLIKEGAKLVECLDDILSELGHILPDKAYPQFSGSLKTSVKAHTKHNLSTKTSTNPVMINNASFQAASTPITTIDTAHSLLQQMGYDPVHPDTLAANSSLSASDIYALLTEWELEGIVASLAGGRYQRIK
- a CDS encoding IS630 transposase-related protein, producing the protein MAYSQDYRQMILEKLNSGYSYRELAAEYGISRSTIQLWKKCIERKPYPKRTNKINDELLRKDVEQFPDDFQRERAVRFNCSQRAIGVALKRLKITQKKDS